In Erigeron canadensis isolate Cc75 chromosome 1, C_canadensis_v1, whole genome shotgun sequence, a single window of DNA contains:
- the LOC122585612 gene encoding serine/threonine-protein kinase Aurora-2, protein MTISMETQQQPQQQQRMVSTDAAAEKKRWTLSDFDIGKPLGRGKFGHVYIAREKRSNHVVALKVLFKSQLKQSQVEHQLRREVEIQSHLRHPNILRLYGYFYDQKRVYLILEYAAKGELYKELQKSKYFSERRSATYVASLARALIYCHGKHVIHRDIKPENLLVGAQGELKIADFGWSVHTFNRRRTMCGTLDYLPPEMVESVEHDASVDIWSLGILCYEFLYGVPPFEAKEHSDTYKRIVQVDLKFPSKPVVSASAKDLISQMLVKDTTKRLPLHKLLEHPWIVQNADPSGVYRG, encoded by the exons GTTTCTACAGATGCTGCAGCAGAGAAAAAGAGGTGGACGCTTAGTGACTTTGACATTGGGAAGCCACTAGGACGGGGGAAATTCGGTCATGTATATATTGCAAGAGAAAAGAGG AGCAATCATGTTGTGGCATTGAAGGTGCTTTTTAAAAGCCAACTCAAACAGTCTCAAGTGGAGCATCAGCTTCGTCGTGAAGTTGAAATCCAAAGCCATCTTCGACACCCTAACATACTAAGACTTTATGGCTACTTTTATGATCAG AAAAGGGTCTACTTGATTCTCGAGTATGCTGCAAAGGGTGAACTTTACAAGGAGCTGCAGAAAAGCAAATACTTCAGTGAACGTCGATCTGCTACT TATGTAGCATCATTAGCGAGGGCTCTTATATATTGTCATGGGAAACATGTTATTCATAGAGACATCAAACCAGAGAACCTCTTGGTTGGTGCACAG GGTGAACTGAAGATTGCAGACTTTGGCTGGTCAGTGCACACGTTCAATCGCAGGCGAACCATGTGCGGTACCTTGGATTATCTTCCCCCAGAAATGG TGGAGAGTGTGGAGCATGATGCAAGTGTTGATATATGGAGTCTCGGAATCTTGTGTTACGAATTTCTCTATGGTGTCCCTCCATTTGAAGCTAAGGAGCACTCTGATACTTATAAAAG AATTGTGCAAGTTGATTTAAAGTTCCCTTCAAAGCCTGTAGTCTCTGCATCTGCAAAGGACCTCATTAGTCAG ATGCTTGTCAAGGATACAACAAAACGGCTTCCGCTACACAAGCTACTTGAACACCCGTGGATTGTCCAGAATGCAGACCCTTCTGGTGTATACCGAGGTTGA
- the LOC122604042 gene encoding pentatricopeptide repeat-containing protein At5g12100, mitochondrial has product MTNTKLLLFPKFITKVSSISNKFFSSNSNDPNLQLTKLKLLLQQGQIQPAQNLIKTLINSNNPIDWKPFIGQKDSIFNNLESFNLLLECLVSCRRYNNVLSLFDYVNHLGIRVDKFTFGKAVQSAVQIGEMKRALELMDFMKRDGGVGVSKFVYNVLIDWFCKERRLVDARKLFDEMSERGVVASHVTFNTLIDGYCKVGDLDEAFRVRELMKERKVDANVVTFNVLLKGLCTGKRMDEAKMVWDDMKVNGFVPDGYSYSSMFNGFSRSGDLDAMMALFEEMDKDGVRINEYTCGILLNGLCSGGKSDKAEEILAKLLEKGMVPNEVIWNTIVDGHCKEGHIEKALSVIERMKSHGLNPSCSTLNPVIKRYCQSGNLVEAEKYIKRMSDMRVSPNVVTYNILLDGLGRKLQFDKCFQILEEMESNGLKPGIISYGSLINQLCKDRRLVEAQVVFTDMIGRGIMPNANVYNMLINGYCNGGKMEDAVKILDGMLTNEIAPTLVTYNTLINGLCKKGRVEEAEELASKITIGGLKQDAITYNCLISGYSLKQDSRKCLELYEKMKELGIKPTINTFHPLISGCLNEGITMIEKLINDMSQMKLSFDRVIYNELIRFYAEHGFVEKTYAFYHEMVDNGILPDRMAYNSLIIGYLKQGKVSESKDLVDKMKATGLVPKADTYETMIKGLCDIKIYSEAYIWYREMVGKGFLPSVNAASELLTGLRKEGRLPEVQIMYSEMSAKGLDYLGANEDLCVASKL; this is encoded by the coding sequence ATGACGAACACAAAGcttcttctttttccaaaatttataaccaaagtttcttcaatATCCAATAAATTCTTCTCTTCAAATTCCAATGATCCAAATTTACAACTCACAAAACTCAAGTTACTACTTCAACAAGGCCAAATTCAACCTGCTCAAAATCTAATCAAAACCCTAATCAATTCCAACAACCCCATTGACTGGAAACCATTCATTGGTCAAAAAGATTCAATCTTTAATAATCTTGAATCATTTAATTTACTTCTTGAATGTTTAGTTTCTTGTCGCAGATACAATAATGTATTATCTTTATTTGATTATGTTAATCATTTGGGAATTAGGGTTGATAAGTTTACATTTGGAAAAGCTGTACAATCAGCAGTTCAGATTGGGGAAATGAAAAGGGCTTTGGAATTGATGGATTTTATGAAAAGGGATGGTGGAGTGGGGGTTAGTAAGTTTGTTTATAATGTTTTGATTGATTGGTTTTGTAAAGAAAGGCGTTTGGTTGATGCACGCaaactgtttgatgaaatgtctgagAGAGGTGTTGTTGCTAGTCATGTTACATTTAATACTTTGATTGATGGGTATTGTAAAGTTGGGGATTTGGATGAGGCGTTTCGGGTGAGGGAGTTGATGAAGGAGAGGAAGGTGGATGCGAATGTTGTTACGTTTAATGTTTTGCTTAAAGGGTTGTGTACAGGGAAGAGGATGGATGAGGCTAAGATGGTTTGGGACGATATGAAAGTGAATGGGTTTGTACCAGATGGGTATAGTTATAGTTCTATGTTTAACGGGTTTAGTAGGTCCGGGGATTTGGATGCTATGATGGCTTTGTTTGAAGAGATGGATAAGGATGGCGTGCGTATAAATGAGTACACTTGTGGGATTTTGTTGAATGGGTTGTGTAGTGGAGGGAAAAGTGATAAAGCTGAGGAGATTTTGGCGAAGCTGTTGGAGAAAGGAATGGTGCCTAATGAGGTGATATGGAATACGATTGTTGATGGTCATTGTAAGGAGGGTCACATAGAAAAGGCGCTTTCAGTGATTGAGAGAATGAAATCACATGGGTTGAATCCGAGTTGCAGCACTTTGAATCCGGTGATTAAGCGGTATTGTCAGTCTGGGAATCTTGTTGAGGcagaaaagtatataaaaagaatgtCGGATATGAGAGTTTCACCAAATGTGGTGACGTATAACATACTACTTGACGGTCTTGGGCGGAAACTTCAGTTTGATAAATGTTTCCAGATTCTTGAGGAAATGGAAAGTAATGGCTTAAAGCCAGGTATCATAAGTTATGGTTCTCTGATTAACCAATTGTGCAAGGACAGAAGGCTTGTTGAAGCTCAAGTGGTTTTCACAGATATGATAGGTAGAGGTATTATGCCAAATGCAAATGTGTATAATATGCTCATTAATGGGTACTGCAATGGAGGGAAAATGGAAGATGCTGTCAAGATTCTTGATGGAATGCTAACTAATGAAATAGCTCCAACATTGGTTACGTACAATACACTGATAAACGGCCTCTGCAAAAAAGGAAGGGTTGAGGAAGCAGAAGAACTTGCCTCAAAAATCACGATTGGAGGTCTTAAACAAGATGCAATAACATATAATTGCTTAATCTCTGGCTATTCATTAAAGCAAGACAGTCGCAAGTGTTTAGAGTTATATGAGAAAATGAAAGAATTAGGAATCAAGCCCACCATCAATACATTTCATCCACTAATTTCTGGATGTTTGAATGAGGGTATAACAATGATAGAGAAACTCATCAATGACATGTCACAGATGAAGTTAAGTTTTGACCGTGTAATATATAATGAACTGATTCGTTTTTATGCAGAACATGGTTTTGTAGAGAAAACATATGCATTCTATCATGAGATGGTTGATAATGGAATTCTTCCTGATAGAATGGCATACAATAGCTTGATCATTGGATATTTAAAACAGGGAAAGGTTTCTGAATCAAAGGATCTTGTTGATAAAATGAAGGCAACAGGATTGGTTCCTAAAGCGGATACTTACGAAACTATGATAAAGGGTCTTTGTGATATCAAGATATATAGTGAAGCGTATATTTGGTACAGGGAAATGGTTGGGAAGGGTTTTTTGCCTAGTGTGAATGCTGCTAGTGAGCTTCTCACGGGTCTTAGAAAGGAAGGAAGGCTACCAGAGGTCCAAATTATGTACTCTGAAATGAGTGCCAAAGGATTAGATTATTTGGGTGCAAATGAGGATCTTTGTGTTGCTTCAAAGTTGTAG
- the LOC122593887 gene encoding ATP-dependent 6-phosphofructokinase 6-like: MEEHKNGQMKIETGEYGYVLEDVPHLSDYIPNLNTYPNPMRFNPAYSVVKQYFVDLDDTVPEKVVFQKNDPRGVHFRRAGPRQNVYFSPDDVHACIVTCGGLCPGLNTVIRELVCALYHMYGVTKVLGIDGGYRGFYSKNTRTLTPKVVNDIHKRGGTILGSSRGGHDKSKIVDSIQDRGINQVYIIGGDGTQKGAAIIFEEIKKRGLKAIVAGIPKTIDNDIAVIDRSFGFDTAVEEAQRAINAAHVEAESAENGIGVVKLMGRYSGFIAMYATLASRDVDLCLIPESPFFLEGEGGLFEYVEKRVKEHGHMVIVVAEGAGQELVAESNNCSTANDASGNKRLKDVGMWLSENIKDHFARKSNMSITLKYIDPTYMIRAVPSNASDNIYCTLLAQSCVHGAMAGFTGFITGLVHGRQTYIPFNRIVDHPNKVVITDRMWARVLASTNQPSFLRPTELIEFQRAEEPGSQLLERQSSRSSGKN; the protein is encoded by the exons atGGAAGAACATAAGAATGGTCAAATGAAGATTGAAACAGGAGAATATGGTTATGTTCTTGAAGATGTTCCTCATTTGTCTGATTATATACCTAATCTCAAT ACATATCCCAATCCAATGCGATTCAATCCTGCATATTCCGTCGTAaa GCAATATTTTGTCGATCTTGATGATACCGTGCCAGAAAAG GTTGTTTTCCAGAAGAACGATCCAAGAGGGGTACATTTTCGACGGGCTGGCCCCCGCCAAAAC GTTTATTTTTCACCTGATGATGTGCATGCTTGTATCGTAACGTGTGGGGGTTTATGTCCTGGATTAAATACTGTGATTAGGGAATTAGTATGTGCCCTTTATCATATGTATGGTGTCACCAAGGTTCTTGGAATTGAT GGAGGATACAGAGGTTTCTACTCAAAAAATACCAGAACATTGACACCCAAAGTTGTGAATGATATTCATAAACGAGGGGGTACGATTCTTGGTTCGTCTAGAGGGGGGCATGACAAGTCAAAGATTGTTGATAGCATTCAAGACCGTGGTATTAATCAG GTTTATATTATTGGAGGTGATGGAACTCAAAAAGGTGCAGCCATAATTTTTGAA GAAATTAAGAAAAGAGGATTAAAAGCTATTGTTGCTGGGATTCCGAAGACAATTGACAATGATATTGCG GTCATTGACAGGTCATTTGGTTTTGATACTGCTGTTGAAGAAGCCCAACGTGCTATTAATGCTGCACACGTCGAAGCAGAGAGTGCAGAAAATGGAATAGGGGTAGTCAAACTAATGGGGCGCTACAGCG GATTCATTGCAATGTATGCAACTCTTGCAAGTCGTGATGTAGATTTATGTTTGATACCAGAATCACCTTTCTTTCTAGAAGGTGAAGGTGGGCTTTTCGAATACGTAGAGAAACGGGTCAAGGAACATGGACACATGGTTATTGTTGTCGCTGAAGGAGCCGGTCAAGAGCTTGTTGCAGAAAGCAATAATTGTTCAACCGCAAACGATGCTTCAGGAAACAAACGACTTAAAGATGTTGGAATGTGGCTTTCCGAAAATATTAAG GATCACTTCGCAAGAAAGAGCAACATGTCAATTACACTTAAATACATTG ATCCTACCTACATGATCCGTGCCGTTCCAAGTAATGCATCTGACAACATCTACTGTACTCTACTTGCTCAAAGCTGTGTTCATGGAGCCATGGCAGGGTTCACCGGTTTCATTACCGGGCTTGTGCATGGTCGACAAACATATATTCCATTCAAT CGTATAGTGGATCATCCTAATAAAGTTGTGATCACCGATAGAATGTGGGCAAGGGTACTTGCGTCCACAAATCAGCCAAGCTTTTTAAGACCAACAGAATTGATTGAATTTCAGAGAGCGGAAGAACCAGGGTCACAGTTGTTGGAAAGACAAAGCAGTAGGAGTTCAGGTAAAAACTGA
- the LOC122606540 gene encoding small GTPase LIP1-like produces the protein MFWREREKEIVKDHIGGPPVGQVRVLVVGDSGVGKTSLVNLIVKGTTIKHPSQTIGCTVDVKHLTYGTPSSSSDSVKGDKEREFFIELWDVSGHERYTDCRSIFYSQINGVIFVHDLSQKRTKTSLKKWAAEIAATGTFSAPLANGGPGGLPVPYLVIGNKADVAAKEGTRGSSGNLVDMARQWVEKQGLLSSSEELPLVDSFPGSGGLVAAAKEARYDKESVVKFFRMLVRRRYFSDELPIASPWSTSVQRPLQRPEDSIIDEDQLYSSTRTIGDPYKYNVLPPLPAQRNLTPPPTLYPQQPVLTPDNYNLPRFNLSGAQELNSIRSKRNDINV, from the exons ATGTTTTGGAGGGAACGTGAAAAAGAGATTGTAAAAGATCATATCGGAGGTCCTCCGGTCGGGCAGGTTCGAGTTCTTGTTGTTGGTGATTCAG GTGTGGGGAAAACATCTCTTGTTAATCTGATTGTGAAAGGTACAACAATAAAACATCCTTCTCAAACAATCGGATGTACAGTAGATGTGAAG CATTTAACTTATGGAACTCCTAGTAGTTCATCTGATAGTGTTAAAGGGGACAAGGAGAGAGAATTCTTCATTGAACTCTGGGATGTCTCTGGACATGAACGTTATACGGATTGTCGCTCCATATTTTATTCTCAAATAAATG GCGTTATTTTCGTACATGACCTCTCCCAAAAAAGGACaaaaacaagtttgaaaaaatGGGCTGCAGAAATTGCAGCAACTGGAACGTTCTCAGCTCCACTAGCAAATGGCGGTCCTGGTGGCCTTCCTGTACCATATTTAGTCATTGGTAACAAAGCAGATGTAGCTGCTAAAGAGGGGACAAGAGGTAGCAGTGGTAACCTTGTTGACATGGCTCGCCAGTGGGTTGAAAAGCAGGGTTTGCTTTCTTCAAGCGAGGAACTTCCTCTGGTTGATAGTTTTCCTGGAAGTGGTGGACTTGTAGCG GCTGCAAAAGAAGCAAGATATGACAAGGAGTCTGTTGTGAAGTTTTTTCGTATG TTGGTAAGAAGAAGATATTTTTCAGACGAGTTACCTATAGCTAGCCCATGGTCTACTTCAGTACAAAGGCCTTTGCAGAGACCCGAGGACAGTATTATCGATGAAGATCAATTATACTCAAGTACACG GACAATTGGTGACCCCTACAAGTACAATGTTCTACCACCACTTCCGGCTCAACGGAATCTCACCCCACCTCCAACGCTTTATCCTCAGCAGCCGGTGTTGACACCTGATAACTACAACCTCCCAAGATTCAATTTAAGTGGAGCTCAAGAATTAAATAGTATTAGATCAAAACGTAATGATATAAATGTATGA
- the LOC122578991 gene encoding early nodulin-93-like, whose translation MGIPMEMRDAWVNNRNRKNQSYKNKEMIIIPSPEEDLKFLRSQMCTQEGVRAGVRSASIACVASAIPTLIAVRTIPWAKANLNYTAQALIISAASIAAYFVTADKTILECARRNTRELYNKPS comes from the exons atgggAATACCAATGGAAATGAGAGACGCATGGGTAAATAATAGAAATAGAAAGAATCAAAGTTATAAGAATAAAGAGATGATAATAATTCCTTCTCCTGAAGAAGATCTTAAGTTTCTCAGATCACAGATGTGTACTCAAg AAGGAGTTCGTGCGGGAGTTAGGTCAGCTTCCATCGCATGTGTCGCCAGTGCTATTCCTACG TTGATTGCTGTTCGAACAATTCCATGGGCAAAGGCAAACCTGAATTATACTGCTCAGGCACTCATCATATCTGCTG cATCAATTGCAGCATACTTTGTCACTGCTGACAAGACCATCTTGGAGTGTGCAAGGCGAAACACACGCGAGCTCTATAATAAGCCTTCTTAA